From one Portunus trituberculatus isolate SZX2019 chromosome 30, ASM1759143v1, whole genome shotgun sequence genomic stretch:
- the LOC123510963 gene encoding protein AATF-like: MASDLKSYVEKYLLNPGASFNVDDEGNQETRAQVVESLLEEEKVDSGHQPLSKLRARRAALEAEKDPRYSGKKVLRKDLKKDSEVEFDPELAKFCILEGSEDDDDDDNEEEEEEEDGDEEEEEEEESDDESSDTLPRRMKKLETSEFEEDNGEEEEDEESCAEDEEVKKLYQNLQRKQEGVTFIDDGDFSKFADDMDEEEDDDDEEEEEEEEEEGGEEEEEEDEGVEEDMDMEDTQGKEGPLRKFRQEDTSEEVKRGQAVKNQLGIYDSLFEGRICMQKVVSASNQLPQHDTYKLFLKERDPNYHKNLTAARVASKKLLDSLLEIQEILLRQYPETDHIVTGKAAKDTGTESDEEITSSEEEDQEQSGTAAAAGAGFQGVKRKMKVEEYEEVLSKRHAAMLPFRDQTINKWYEKTRLLSSRSARGNRFSGFETSALQQLHNILANRQPLVRRTQMSGTTRGATYHVLGRPRDATKVEDVEYDTEIFDDTDFYTRSLEDVLKAKVSLSDNMTDVSRKWIEIQNLRRKAKKKVDKKASKGRKIRYEVMSKLQQYMAPSHHPHMDDSAINTLFASLFGKAVHKHRPPKTQ, from the exons atgGCCAGTGACTTGAAGTCCTACGTGGAGAAGTACTTGTTGAACCCCGGAGCGTCATTTAATGTAGACGATGAGGGCAATCAAG AGACCCGAGCCCAGGTTGTGGAGtcgctgctggaggaggagaaggtggacagCGGACATCAGCCCCTCAGTAAGCTCCGGGCTAGGCGGGCGGCTCTGGAGGCCGAGAAGGACCCAAGGTACAGTGGCAAGAAAGTTCTGAGGAAGGACTTGAAGAAGGACAGTGAGGTAGAATTCGATCCAGAGCTTGCTAAATTTTGCATCttagaaggaagtgaagatgatgatgatgatgataatgaagaagaggaggaggaggaggatggtgatgaagaggaagaggaagaggaagagagtgatgaTGAAAGCAGTGATACACTtccaagaagaatgaagaagctAGAAACAAGTGAATTTGAGGAAgataatggagaggaggaggaggatgaagaaagctgtgcagaagatgaagaggtgaagaagcTATATCAGAACCTGCAGAGGAAACAGGAAGGTGTCAC ATTTATTGATGACGGTGACTTTAGCAAATTTGCCGATGatatggatgaggaggaagatgatgatgatgaggaggaggaggaggaggaggaggaggaggggggagaagaggaggaggaagaggatgagggtgTAGAGGAAGATATGGACATGGAAGACACACAGGGGAAGGAAGGTCCACTGAGGAAGTTTCGACAAGAGGACACGtcagaggaggtgaagagaggacagGCCGTGAAGAACCAACTTG GTATATACGACTCACTGTTTGAGGGTCGTATCTGTATGCAGAAGGTGGTGTCAGCGTCCAATCAACTACCACAGCACGACACATACAAGCTCTTCTTGAAGGAACGAGATCCAAACTACCACAAGAACTTGACGGCAGCAAGAGTGGCCAGCAAAAAACTTCTCGACTCTTTGCTTGAGATACAA GAGATTTTGTTGCGCCAGTATCCAGAGACAGACCACATTGTGACGGGCAAGGCAGCCAAGGACACTGGCACtgagag tGACGAGGAGATCaccagcagtgaggaggaggaccaggagcaGAGTGgcacagcggcagcagcaggggCAGGGTTCCAGGGAGTGAAGCGTAaaatgaaggtggaggagtatGAGGAAGTGCTGAGCAAGAGACACGCTGCAATGTTGCCATTTCGGGACCAAACCATCAACAA ATGGTACGAGAAGACAAGGTTGCTGTCCAGCCGCAGCGCGAGAGGCAACAGGTTCAGCGGCTTTGAGACCTCGGCCCTGCAGCAGCTACACAACATCCTGGCCAACAGACAGCCACTGGTTCGCCGTACCCAGATGTCCGGCACCACCCGCGGCGCCACCTATCATGTGCTGGGCCGCCCCAGGGATGCCACCAAG GTGGAGGATGTGGAATATGACACGGAGATATTCGACGACACCGACTTTTACACACGGTCGCTGGAGGATGTACTGAAGGCCAAGGTGTCTCTGTCGGACAACATGACGGACGTGTCTCGGAAGTGGATTGAGATACAGAACCTGAGGcggaaagcaaagaagaaggtGGACAAGAAGGcgagcaaaggaaggaagattagatATGAA GTGATGAGTAAGCTGCAGCAGTACATGGCGCCCTCACACCATCCTCACATGGACGACAGTGCCATCAACACCCTGTTTGCCTCACTGTTTGGCAAGGCAGTACACAAACACAGGCCTCCCAAAACGCAATGA
- the LOC123510882 gene encoding transmembrane emp24 domain-containing protein eca-like, with amino-acid sequence METISRLTLSFLLLLVNVLAGVNGLYFHIGETERKCFIEEIPDETMVTGNYKLQLYDPRTGGFMPSSPGLGMHVEIRDPDDKVLLSRVYSSEGRFTFTSHTPGEHVICLYSNSTKWFSGSQLRVHFDIQVGEHAVDYASVAQKEKLTELQLRVRQLLDQVEQITKEQNYQRYREERFRQTSDSTNQRVLWWSVGQVIILLAMGFWQMRHLKTFFEAKKLV; translated from the exons ATGGAGACTATTTCCCGGCTAACTCTGAGTTTTCTGCTCCTGCTGGTGAATGTACTGGCGGGAGTGAATGGACTCTACTTCCACattggagagacagagagaaaatgcTTCATTGAGGAAATACCGGACGAGACCATGGTGACAG GTAACTACAAACTGCAGCTGTACGACCCGAGGACAGGCGGCTTCATGCCCTCGTCACCCGGCCTGGGGATGCATGTGGAAATCAGAGACCCGGATGACAAAGTGCTTCTCTCCCGG GTGTACAGCAGTGAGGGAAgattcaccttcacctcccacACACCTGGAGAACACGTCATCTGCCTCTACTCCAACTCCACCAAGTGGTTCTCCGGATCCCAGCTG CGAGTACATTTTGATATACAAGTGGGAGAACATGCAGTAGATTATGCCTCAGTGGCCCAGAAGGAGAAGCTGACTGAACTACAGCTGAGGGTGAGGCAGCTGCTGGACCAAGTGGAGCAGATCACTAAGGAGCAGAACTATCAGAGG TACCGGGAGGAGCGCTTCCGCCAGACGTCCGACAGCACCAACCAGCGAGTGTTGTGGTGGTCGGTGGGGCAAGTCATCATCCTCCTCGCCATGGGATTCTGGCAAATGCGTCACCTCAAGACATTCTTTGAGGCTAAGAAGTTAGTgtga